The following coding sequences lie in one Pseudomonas sp. SL4(2022) genomic window:
- a CDS encoding VapE domain-containing protein, with protein MTDRHELLDDVLAQLQDAGLDPDLPLMLDVRTRCRAGGDKGRTKTGFYVIYEHRNEGRTYYAGAFGSWREGEKGDFHKLKPVGGRMSDEDRKVIKARIEAAKAKEDAKRLARAASARRRAARMWETLPERGRCGYLERKAVPAVGLKFGRKPDTALVPMMNVHDKVVGLQVLFGQPDADGLSKRFWPAGVDPVGAFHLLGPHPEPGEPVLICEGYATAASVHLATGLCACAAFTAGNLMPVAEGLRERFPGRQFLFCADDDWKTKTAKGEPWNPGIEKAEHAAKVVGGRVVFPVFSGEREDKWTDFNDLQLAEGLDAVRRQVLVAVRPPADAEWKFALHRNGKGALLSVVANVVLILENDERWKGVIGEDLFAGRTVKRRATPYGGRAGEWSDLDDTRTAIWLAEQYGLQVKSLAVLEAVAVVANQNPFHPVRDYLQGLKWDGTPRLASWVKDYLGGVALAGNDQYPGIMGMRYLVSAVARVMKPGAKADCVIILEGEQGLNKSSALRVLGGEWFMDTPIPLGEKEAYQAIQGMWIIELAELDAFNKVESTKAKSFFGAEVDIFRPSYGRRNIRLPRQCVFAGSTNQDEYLRDPTGNRRYWPVLCMKVNLAGLRAVRDQLWAEALHLYEAGEPWWPQDDEKVMFEEEQDVRFQGDAWEPRIVSWLQANPCESVGGDILLEKALMLDPGHWGRPDQTRLGQIMHRLKWRRKRMAPEGRGGVRPYKYVRPDSWKEPGQMPLAQRETFA; from the coding sequence ATGACTGACCGTCATGAACTACTCGACGATGTGCTGGCCCAGCTGCAGGACGCGGGGCTAGATCCTGACCTGCCGCTGATGCTGGATGTGCGCACGCGCTGCCGGGCCGGTGGCGACAAGGGCAGGACGAAGACCGGCTTCTATGTGATCTACGAGCACAGGAACGAGGGCCGCACCTATTACGCGGGTGCGTTCGGTTCGTGGCGTGAGGGTGAGAAAGGCGACTTCCACAAGCTCAAGCCCGTTGGCGGGCGCATGAGTGATGAGGATCGCAAGGTTATCAAGGCGCGTATCGAGGCGGCGAAGGCGAAAGAGGATGCTAAGCGCTTAGCCCGCGCAGCGAGTGCTCGACGGCGTGCAGCGCGGATGTGGGAGACGCTGCCGGAGCGCGGGCGCTGCGGTTACCTAGAGCGCAAGGCGGTGCCGGCTGTTGGCCTGAAGTTCGGCCGCAAGCCGGATACGGCGTTGGTGCCGATGATGAATGTGCACGACAAGGTTGTGGGCTTGCAGGTGCTGTTCGGCCAGCCGGATGCGGACGGGCTGAGCAAGCGCTTTTGGCCGGCCGGTGTTGACCCGGTTGGGGCGTTCCATCTGCTCGGCCCGCACCCGGAGCCAGGTGAGCCGGTGCTGATCTGTGAGGGGTATGCGACGGCAGCAAGCGTGCATCTGGCTACTGGCCTATGCGCCTGCGCAGCCTTTACTGCGGGTAATTTGATGCCGGTGGCCGAGGGGTTGCGTGAGCGCTTCCCTGGTCGGCAGTTCCTGTTCTGCGCAGATGACGATTGGAAGACGAAGACGGCCAAGGGCGAGCCGTGGAACCCTGGCATCGAGAAGGCCGAGCACGCGGCGAAGGTTGTCGGCGGGCGGGTGGTGTTCCCGGTGTTCAGCGGTGAGCGTGAAGACAAGTGGACAGACTTCAATGACCTGCAGCTGGCCGAGGGGCTTGATGCGGTGCGTCGCCAGGTGCTGGTGGCTGTGCGGCCGCCTGCTGATGCCGAGTGGAAGTTTGCGCTGCATCGTAACGGCAAGGGCGCGCTGCTGTCGGTGGTGGCGAACGTGGTGTTGATTCTGGAGAACGATGAGCGCTGGAAGGGCGTGATCGGTGAGGATCTGTTTGCGGGGCGCACGGTGAAGCGTCGGGCAACGCCTTATGGCGGTCGGGCCGGTGAGTGGTCGGATCTCGATGACACGCGCACGGCTATCTGGCTGGCCGAGCAGTATGGGCTGCAGGTGAAGTCTCTGGCGGTGCTGGAGGCTGTGGCGGTGGTGGCGAACCAGAACCCGTTTCACCCGGTGCGGGATTACCTGCAGGGTTTGAAGTGGGATGGCACGCCGCGCTTGGCGTCTTGGGTGAAGGATTACTTGGGTGGCGTTGCGTTGGCTGGGAACGATCAGTATCCGGGCATCATGGGGATGCGCTACCTGGTGTCGGCGGTGGCGCGGGTGATGAAGCCCGGGGCGAAGGCTGACTGCGTGATCATCCTTGAGGGTGAGCAGGGGCTGAATAAGTCGTCTGCGCTGCGAGTGCTGGGTGGCGAGTGGTTTATGGATACGCCGATCCCCCTGGGTGAGAAAGAGGCTTATCAGGCTATTCAGGGTATGTGGATCATCGAGCTGGCCGAGCTGGATGCGTTCAACAAGGTTGAGAGTACCAAGGCGAAGTCGTTCTTCGGGGCTGAGGTGGATATCTTCAGGCCGAGCTATGGGCGGCGGAACATTCGCCTGCCGCGTCAGTGTGTGTTCGCTGGCTCGACGAACCAAGATGAGTACCTGCGCGACCCGACCGGGAACCGCCGTTACTGGCCGGTGCTGTGCATGAAGGTGAACCTGGCCGGCCTGCGCGCGGTGCGCGATCAGTTGTGGGCCGAGGCGCTGCACCTGTACGAAGCCGGTGAGCCATGGTGGCCGCAGGATGATGAAAAGGTGATGTTTGAGGAGGAGCAGGATGTGCGCTTCCAGGGTGATGCGTGGGAGCCGCGCATTGTGTCCTGGCTGCAGGCGAACCCGTGCGAGAGCGTGGGTGGTGATATTTTGCTGGAGAAGGCCTTGATGCTTGACCCTGGCCATTGGGGGCGGCCGGACCAGACGCGCTTGGGGCAGATTATGCATCGCCTCAAATGGCGTCGAAAGCGCATGGCACCAGAGGGCCGGGGCGGGGTGAGGCCTTACAAGTACGTGCGCCCGGACAGCTGGAAGGAGCCAGGCCAGATGCCACTGGCGCAGCGGGAGACGTTCGCATGA
- a CDS encoding phage regulatory CII family protein — MPYRSRWGSVERAKRSILTLQQALHHAAHDYPGGATAIAAVDGAISASTLNHKLSLTSANPKHRVNIDELQLILDLTRDPRIVDALLQPIGWVGIDVSEMGDADTPQSLLAGITGLLHSENDLSEQLTKAMADNHLDDDELAQFEMLTVRMLQAVFRLRAVVRHKHDEGQADG; from the coding sequence ATGCCTTACCGTTCCCGCTGGGGCAGTGTTGAGCGCGCCAAGCGCTCGATTCTGACCCTGCAACAGGCGCTGCACCATGCCGCGCACGATTACCCCGGCGGTGCCACCGCCATTGCTGCCGTCGACGGCGCCATAAGCGCCTCAACCCTGAACCACAAGCTGAGCCTGACCAGTGCGAACCCGAAGCATCGGGTGAACATCGATGAGCTGCAGCTGATTCTCGACCTGACCCGCGACCCTCGCATTGTTGATGCCTTGCTGCAGCCGATTGGCTGGGTGGGCATTGATGTTTCCGAGATGGGGGATGCGGACACGCCGCAATCGCTGCTGGCGGGCATCACTGGCCTATTACATAGCGAGAACGACCTGAGCGAGCAGCTGACCAAGGCGATGGCTGATAACCATCTTGACGATGATGAGCTGGCTCAGTTCGAGATGCTGACCGTGCGGATGCTGCAGGCGGTGTTCCGGCTGCGGGCCGTTGTACGCCACAAGCATGATGAGGGTCAGGCTGATGGCTGA
- a CDS encoding phage portal protein — MFLSSALGLGQGSLTDVGNGSWRGLIGSARNSAGVVVTPESALSLPILQNCVTLLAESMAQLPLEVYERKEKGQREPAINHPLYDVLRYQPNGFQTPYEYLEGRQIALGLRGNGFSWIDRREDGNVTALWPLDNDKTQVLKGGDMLPYYRVGAGEPVPMRMIHHVRWGSTNNYMGMSPIELHAESVGLAQAVRQYTNKSFANGVAISGVIERPREAPAIKEQGTIDRILDQWGAKFGGMDNAKKVAMLQEGMTFKPVSMNNVDAEIVAILKLAAADIARMYKIPLPMLNDLEKANYNTIEQLLIQFVVFGLLPWVKRHEQSMMRDFLLPQDRRNYFIEFNLSGLLRGDQKSRYEAYAIGRQWGWLSVNDIRRLENMPPVDGGNIYLQPLNMVDSTKGGADLTNPKVRAQLEAQQLEIERMLAQ, encoded by the coding sequence ATGTTTCTTTCCAGTGCGCTTGGTCTCGGCCAGGGCAGTCTGACGGACGTAGGCAACGGGTCGTGGCGAGGCCTGATCGGCTCTGCTCGCAACAGTGCGGGGGTGGTTGTCACGCCGGAGTCGGCTCTGAGTCTGCCCATCCTGCAGAACTGCGTCACGCTGCTGGCAGAAAGCATGGCTCAGCTGCCGCTTGAGGTCTACGAACGTAAAGAGAAAGGCCAGCGCGAGCCGGCAATCAACCACCCGCTGTATGACGTTCTGCGCTACCAGCCCAACGGTTTTCAGACCCCATACGAATATCTGGAAGGGCGGCAGATTGCGCTCGGGCTGCGCGGCAATGGCTTCAGCTGGATTGACCGCCGTGAAGACGGCAACGTCACGGCGCTCTGGCCGCTGGACAATGACAAGACCCAGGTTTTGAAGGGCGGCGACATGCTGCCCTATTACCGTGTGGGTGCCGGTGAGCCGGTGCCGATGCGCATGATTCACCATGTGCGTTGGGGTAGCACCAACAACTACATGGGTATGTCGCCGATTGAGCTGCATGCCGAGTCGGTAGGCCTCGCCCAGGCGGTCCGGCAGTACACCAATAAGTCGTTTGCCAATGGTGTGGCAATCTCGGGCGTGATTGAGCGCCCGCGTGAGGCTCCGGCGATCAAGGAACAAGGGACTATCGACCGCATCCTGGATCAGTGGGGTGCCAAGTTCGGCGGCATGGATAACGCCAAAAAGGTCGCCATGCTGCAAGAGGGTATGACCTTCAAACCGGTATCCATGAATAACGTGGATGCCGAGATTGTGGCCATTCTCAAGCTGGCGGCGGCCGACATCGCGCGGATGTACAAAATCCCGCTGCCCATGCTCAACGACCTGGAGAAGGCCAACTACAACACCATCGAGCAGCTGTTGATCCAGTTCGTGGTGTTCGGCTTGCTTCCTTGGGTCAAGCGCCACGAGCAGTCGATGATGCGTGACTTCCTGCTGCCGCAGGATCGGCGCAACTACTTCATTGAGTTCAACCTGTCAGGCCTGCTGCGCGGTGATCAAAAGAGCCGCTACGAGGCCTATGCCATTGGCCGTCAATGGGGTTGGCTCAGCGTCAACGATATCCGCCGGCTGGAGAACATGCCTCCGGTCGATGGCGGCAACATCTACTTGCAGCCGTTGAATATGGTCGACTCCACCAAGGGTGGCGCAGACCTGACCAACCCGAAAGTACGCGCGCAGCTGGAAGCCCAGCAGCTCGAAATCGAAAGGATGCTTGCCCAATGA
- a CDS encoding HNH endonuclease, translated as MRPAKKPSSTFKGYGYRWKLARADFLRRNPLCRFCQEKDLLVAASIVDHIVAHKLGDAKLSGCPDQIAKAWKLFWDRTNWQSLCKTCHDSTKQRMEKSGHRGCAETGRPRDPRHHWNLQAPGGRGG; from the coding sequence ATGCGTCCTGCCAAGAAGCCCAGCTCAACCTTCAAGGGTTACGGTTACCGGTGGAAGCTGGCGCGCGCTGACTTCCTGCGCCGCAACCCGCTCTGCCGGTTCTGTCAGGAAAAGGATCTGTTGGTCGCCGCTTCGATTGTCGACCACATCGTTGCCCACAAGCTGGGTGACGCCAAGTTGAGTGGCTGCCCTGACCAGATTGCGAAGGCCTGGAAGCTGTTCTGGGATCGCACCAACTGGCAGTCGCTGTGCAAGACCTGCCACGACTCGACCAAGCAGCGGATGGAGAAGTCGGGTCACCGTGGCTGCGCCGAGACTGGCCGCCCGCGCGATCCGCGCCACCACTGGAACCTCCAAGCCCCAGGGGGTAGGGGGGGTTAA
- a CDS encoding S49 family peptidase, which produces MKHYLRAASLLFNQPLLVAPDMLDLGVRWANHAMNLNIINIGGSGAALMHDDSDYSERLERIEEQRRTTIARTGIEVIDVHGVLVSRGSHINACETMTSYEVLRQQLKQAVADPMVERVVLDIDSPGGAAVGAFELAADIRALARQKPITGIVNYMAYSGGYLIGSACSELVVSQTSGVGSIGVIASHMDRSKMEENMGVKVTTVFAGAHKNDLNPHEPLTEQSLKFLHELVHESYQMFVAAVADYRGLSAAQVIATEAGLYRGQSGIAAGLADRLSSPQDAVDDLSRAVAQSRASRQGGRIALRASALNIQARL; this is translated from the coding sequence ATGAAACACTACCTACGAGCCGCCAGCCTGCTGTTCAACCAGCCGCTGCTGGTCGCGCCCGACATGCTCGACCTGGGCGTGCGCTGGGCCAATCACGCGATGAACCTGAACATCATCAACATTGGCGGCAGCGGTGCCGCCCTGATGCACGATGACAGCGATTACAGTGAACGCCTGGAGCGCATCGAAGAGCAGCGCCGCACCACCATTGCCCGCACCGGTATTGAGGTGATCGATGTGCACGGCGTGCTGGTCAGCCGGGGCAGCCATATCAACGCCTGCGAAACCATGACCAGCTACGAGGTACTGCGCCAACAGCTCAAGCAGGCTGTGGCCGACCCTATGGTCGAGCGCGTGGTGCTGGATATCGACAGCCCAGGCGGCGCGGCGGTGGGTGCGTTCGAGCTGGCCGCAGACATCCGCGCCCTGGCCCGGCAGAAGCCCATCACCGGCATCGTCAACTACATGGCCTACAGCGGTGGCTACCTGATCGGCTCTGCCTGCAGCGAGTTGGTGGTCAGCCAGACCAGCGGTGTTGGCTCCATCGGCGTGATTGCCAGCCACATGGATCGCTCCAAGATGGAAGAGAACATGGGGGTCAAAGTGACCACCGTGTTCGCCGGGGCGCATAAAAACGACCTCAACCCGCATGAGCCCCTGACGGAGCAATCGCTGAAGTTCCTGCACGAGCTGGTGCACGAGAGTTATCAGATGTTCGTGGCCGCCGTGGCCGATTATCGCGGGCTGTCCGCTGCCCAGGTGATTGCCACCGAAGCTGGCTTGTATCGCGGCCAGTCCGGTATTGCTGCTGGCCTGGCCGACCGCCTGAGCAGTCCGCAGGATGCGGTCGACGATCTATCGCGCGCGGTCGCGCAAAGCCGTGCCAGCCGGCAGGGCGGCCGTATTGCCCTGCGGGCCTCAGCCCTGAACATTCAAGCTCGACTCTGA
- a CDS encoding TraR/DksA C4-type zinc finger protein, with translation MADNADRAADEYAVYEQARLASQLAKPAPVHQDYCDGCGVPIPLARREALAGHNCVMCIDCQDLLERKGGGR, from the coding sequence ATGGCTGATAACGCTGATCGGGCGGCGGATGAATACGCCGTATACGAGCAAGCCCGCCTTGCATCGCAGCTGGCCAAGCCGGCGCCTGTGCATCAGGACTATTGCGACGGGTGTGGGGTGCCTATCCCGCTGGCCCGCCGTGAGGCGTTGGCTGGGCACAACTGCGTGATGTGTATCGATTGCCAGGATCTGCTTGAGCGGAAAGGGGGCGGGCGATGA
- a CDS encoding helix-turn-helix domain-containing protein, protein MTTQTQRLQVIADLFKKRRTELKMSQGDVATGVRALLGGGAAFTQQSYAAIENGKTKHSKYLAQIARVLGIPPQAVDPAHSGPNLVRETSIPYGASTAVVIGEAGRKLPVIGSVAAGAWCEAIDNFHPGDAEEWIEAPGPVGPNAFVLRIEGFSMHNPTDPVSFTDGDKVVIDPSKEANSGDFVVAKLTNSETVTFKRLRQEEGQWYLEAINPDWKPRYIHLTEEWHICGRAMWKVQQL, encoded by the coding sequence ATGACTACACAAACCCAACGCCTTCAGGTCATCGCTGACCTATTCAAGAAGCGCCGCACCGAACTCAAGATGAGCCAAGGCGACGTCGCAACAGGCGTGCGCGCCCTACTCGGCGGAGGCGCGGCTTTCACTCAGCAGTCCTATGCAGCCATTGAGAATGGGAAAACCAAGCACTCGAAATACCTGGCGCAGATAGCCCGCGTGTTAGGCATACCGCCCCAAGCGGTAGACCCAGCACACTCCGGCCCTAATCTGGTTCGGGAAACATCGATCCCCTACGGCGCATCGACAGCCGTTGTAATCGGGGAAGCAGGAAGGAAACTGCCAGTGATTGGATCAGTAGCAGCAGGCGCCTGGTGCGAGGCCATCGACAACTTCCACCCCGGCGACGCCGAGGAATGGATTGAAGCCCCAGGCCCAGTAGGGCCAAACGCCTTCGTGTTGCGCATCGAAGGCTTCAGCATGCACAACCCGACTGACCCGGTAAGCTTTACCGATGGCGATAAGGTAGTTATCGACCCCAGTAAAGAGGCCAACTCGGGCGACTTCGTAGTGGCCAAGCTGACGAACTCGGAAACCGTCACATTCAAGCGGCTGCGGCAGGAAGAAGGTCAGTGGTATCTGGAAGCCATCAACCCAGACTGGAAACCTCGGTACATCCACCTAACCGAGGAATGGCACATCTGTGGGCGCGCAATGTGGAAGGTCCAGCAGCTTTAA
- a CDS encoding phage holin family protein — MSTEQQMQQGLADLPTWLLILVALAGLVGEMRQADVPGVAMTEIIKRVVLRFGSSALFGMAALMVGLAWWNNAYLAGAAGIGIGLLGADIVGGIYARYLAKRAGLGG; from the coding sequence ATGTCGACTGAACAGCAGATGCAACAGGGCTTGGCCGACTTGCCCACTTGGTTGCTGATTCTGGTTGCGCTGGCTGGCTTGGTTGGCGAGATGCGCCAGGCTGATGTGCCGGGTGTTGCGATGACTGAGATCATCAAGCGTGTGGTGCTGCGGTTCGGTAGCTCTGCTCTGTTCGGCATGGCCGCCCTGATGGTTGGCCTGGCCTGGTGGAACAACGCTTACCTTGCTGGTGCTGCTGGCATCGGCATTGGCCTGCTTGGCGCGGACATCGTGGGTGGGATCTACGCCCGCTACCTGGCCAAGCGCGCCGGGCTGGGTGGCTGA
- a CDS encoding terminase large subunit: MDQKTPPSASSPELADRVTGFANAVLDGLTVAGPDVRNACKRHLRDLVEGPLRGLVWDLEAANRAIAFFEEVLCLNGGEYEGQPFLLAPWQAFIVGSLFGWYNVEGFRRFRIAYIETGKGSGKSPLLAGIGLYGLAADGEQRAEIYAAATKRDQAMILFRDAVAMVNLSPHLSARLQQSGRDEKVWNLYYPNSFSFFRPISSDEGQSGPRPHMGLIDEVHEHKNASAIDMMRAGTKNRRKALIAMITNSGSDKKSVAGQYHELGIRVCNGSQEGDSLFAFICSLDEGDDPIKDESCWAKVNPSLDFIAEGQTDGIPGRQYLREQVQEARGMPSKESVVRRLNFCEWTQATSPWIAYDVWTEACEPVAMRMLRDRPCVAGLDLASTQDLTAFVLLFYPTVADPHWRLLPYFWIPDHELEEREKRDQVPYGVWIREGHLETTPGRAISKLHVLRRLQTICAYFSVDQIAYDRWRIEDLLQLMEEHDISLPPMKGFGQGYQSMSPAVDEFERRLLGMAAPTEVIDLNAEDWELVSDAAAEVVETLRHDGNPVMTWCAGNAVITSDPAGNRKVDKSKATGRIDGIVAAVMSTGISGSASVGGGTSIYDQGVGI; the protein is encoded by the coding sequence ATGGACCAAAAGACGCCGCCGAGCGCTTCTTCACCTGAGCTGGCTGATCGTGTTACAGGCTTTGCGAATGCGGTGCTGGATGGCCTGACCGTGGCCGGGCCTGATGTACGAAACGCCTGCAAGCGCCACCTGCGTGACCTAGTTGAAGGCCCGCTGCGCGGGCTGGTTTGGGATCTGGAAGCGGCCAACCGGGCCATTGCATTTTTTGAAGAGGTGCTGTGCCTCAACGGTGGCGAGTACGAGGGGCAGCCATTCCTGCTTGCGCCCTGGCAAGCCTTCATCGTTGGCTCGCTATTCGGCTGGTACAACGTGGAAGGCTTTAGGCGTTTCCGGATCGCCTACATCGAGACGGGCAAGGGGTCTGGTAAGTCGCCGTTGCTGGCGGGTATTGGCCTGTACGGCCTGGCTGCTGATGGTGAGCAGCGCGCTGAGATCTATGCTGCCGCGACCAAGCGTGACCAGGCCATGATCCTGTTCCGCGATGCGGTGGCCATGGTGAACTTGTCGCCGCACCTGAGTGCGCGGCTGCAGCAGTCAGGCCGCGATGAAAAGGTCTGGAACCTTTACTACCCCAACAGCTTTTCATTCTTTCGCCCGATCAGCTCCGACGAAGGCCAGTCAGGCCCGCGTCCGCACATGGGGCTGATCGATGAGGTGCACGAACATAAGAACGCCAGCGCCATCGACATGATGCGCGCAGGCACAAAGAACCGCCGTAAAGCGCTGATCGCCATGATCACCAACAGCGGCTCAGACAAGAAAAGCGTTGCCGGCCAGTACCATGAACTCGGTATTCGCGTTTGCAATGGCTCGCAGGAAGGCGACAGCCTCTTTGCATTCATCTGCTCCCTTGATGAGGGCGATGACCCGATCAAGGATGAAAGCTGCTGGGCGAAGGTGAACCCCTCGCTGGACTTCATTGCAGAAGGCCAGACCGATGGCATCCCTGGTCGCCAGTACCTGCGAGAGCAGGTGCAGGAAGCACGCGGCATGCCCAGCAAAGAGTCAGTGGTTAGGCGGCTGAACTTCTGCGAGTGGACCCAGGCAACGTCACCGTGGATCGCTTATGACGTATGGACTGAAGCCTGCGAGCCAGTGGCAATGCGCATGCTCCGAGATCGCCCGTGTGTTGCTGGCCTCGATCTGGCCAGTACTCAAGACCTGACAGCGTTCGTGCTGCTGTTCTACCCGACTGTTGCAGATCCGCACTGGCGGCTTCTGCCGTACTTCTGGATACCCGATCACGAGCTTGAAGAGCGTGAGAAGCGCGACCAGGTGCCCTATGGCGTATGGATTCGTGAGGGGCATCTAGAAACAACGCCCGGCCGGGCTATCAGCAAGCTGCATGTGCTGCGGCGTCTGCAGACCATCTGCGCCTACTTCAGTGTTGATCAGATCGCCTATGACCGCTGGCGTATTGAGGATCTGCTGCAGCTGATGGAGGAACACGACATCAGCCTGCCGCCAATGAAAGGCTTCGGCCAGGGCTATCAGTCGATGTCACCAGCCGTTGATGAGTTTGAGCGCCGCTTACTCGGCATGGCCGCGCCGACCGAGGTGATTGACCTCAACGCAGAAGACTGGGAACTGGTCAGTGATGCCGCTGCTGAGGTGGTCGAGACCCTTCGCCATGACGGCAACCCGGTGATGACCTGGTGCGCCGGCAACGCGGTGATCACCTCAGACCCTGCGGGCAACCGCAAGGTCGATAAGTCAAAGGCCACCGGGCGCATCGACGGCATTGTTGCTGCCGTCATGTCCACCGGTATCAGTGGTTCCGCCTCGGTTGGTGGGGGCACCTCAATTTATGATCAAGGTGTCGGTATATGA
- a CDS encoding P27 family phage terminase small subunit — MSGNGNSGRTAQPAVLHLLQGNRSKRNPKDLLEEVAKPAVPVAAPDKPDWLDDAAGREWDQLIPALLTLGLVTRLDGQALGQYCEAVAEYQRFTLAIREINNNVLTPRGGDVQTYRTGAKDLSIWRKLRNDAQRRADDLGRQFGLTPLARRGLKPSAPQGELFPNGPKDAAERFFT; from the coding sequence ATGTCTGGGAATGGCAACTCTGGCCGTACAGCCCAGCCTGCTGTGTTGCACCTGCTCCAAGGTAACCGGAGCAAACGCAACCCCAAGGATCTGCTTGAGGAAGTCGCCAAGCCTGCCGTTCCCGTTGCGGCACCAGATAAGCCTGACTGGCTTGATGACGCTGCTGGCCGCGAGTGGGATCAGCTGATCCCTGCTCTGCTCACGCTGGGGCTGGTCACCCGCTTGGATGGCCAGGCGCTTGGTCAGTATTGCGAAGCGGTGGCCGAGTACCAGCGTTTCACCCTTGCGATACGTGAGATCAACAACAACGTGCTGACGCCACGCGGCGGCGACGTACAGACATACCGCACGGGTGCCAAGGATCTCTCCATCTGGCGCAAGCTGCGCAATGACGCCCAGCGGCGTGCCGATGACCTCGGCCGCCAGTTCGGCCTCACGCCGCTTGCCCGCCGAGGCCTGAAGCCTTCTGCGCCGCAAGGTGAGTTATTCCCAAATGGACCAAAAGACGCCGCCGAGCGCTTCTTCACCTGA
- a CDS encoding transcriptional regulator → MSPEELMAQAFAEAVKAAKGQSALSRSLAAKGRKVSQQLLHHHLRVKGRCPAEWVLAIEAISGVSRYRLRPDVFGCEPVTAGQAA, encoded by the coding sequence ATGAGTCCTGAAGAGTTGATGGCCCAGGCGTTTGCCGAGGCCGTAAAGGCTGCCAAGGGGCAGTCGGCACTTTCGCGAAGCCTGGCCGCCAAGGGGCGCAAGGTTTCTCAGCAGTTGTTACATCACCACCTGCGCGTCAAAGGGCGCTGCCCTGCAGAGTGGGTGCTTGCGATTGAGGCTATATCCGGGGTTAGTCGTTATCGGCTTCGTCCTGATGTCTTCGGTTGTGAGCCCGTTACTGCAGGGCAGGCCGCTTAG
- a CDS encoding phage antirepressor KilAC domain-containing protein, translating into MSHSLKDTAERLGLKHRELMKRMRNRGLLDKFNRPANPEMTKLYLVTREYRYEHPRLGVQYPRTTRVTDAGIPWLADKLGIERPMPEPQADPRCAA; encoded by the coding sequence ATGTCCCACTCCCTCAAAGACACCGCCGAACGCCTGGGCCTTAAGCATCGCGAGCTGATGAAGCGCATGCGCAACCGTGGCCTGCTGGACAAGTTCAACCGCCCGGCCAACCCGGAGATGACCAAGCTCTACCTGGTCACGCGCGAATACCGCTACGAGCACCCCAGGCTCGGTGTGCAGTACCCGCGCACCACCCGCGTCACTGACGCAGGCATCCCGTGGCTTGCCGACAAACTCGGCATTGAGCGTCCGATGCCAGAACCACAGGCAGATCCACGCTGTGCCGCCTGA